tattttatattttatctgttcaataaaagacaaaaatcaacaaTATGTTAGGCCACTTAACAATATTTTCTGACCTCCCTACCCAGCTGCTTAAAGCCTATTCATGCCAAATgaggactttttaaaaacagattaaaaaaaaaagttaggtACTGTAGTTTCTAACTAACACTGCACGAACAGAAAGGAACCATGACTTTGTTTGAGACTATTTTCAGTCACAGTCTGATACACATTTGGTGTGTTAGTaagtatttgtggcagcaggagagagtgtgtgtgtgggactgagCCTAAATAAactagtgtgtgtgtcaataGTAATGAAGCAACATGTCACCCGGTGTGGATTACAGTGTGGATCACTGATATATCAGGTTGTggtacacacacccacacacactgattattTGATCGGGATTTACTGGCAGATTATAATAGAAATGGGATATGACAGTGTATGATTAGTAATGATTGTATGTTTTCATAAGTGATGAccttcacctgaaaataagaataacgctgtgtgtctttatattAGGATGAGTGAGTGgattttctacagtagcccagaatggacaaactaaatactagCTCTAGATAGACTTTCATAGTTTCTCATTCATGCTTCAAAAGGGGAGGTTGGGGTAAGACCcttagatgccactaaatcctacacaccggacctttaacttTAAATTTGAGAGGCTCCAGGATTTTAGTGCCAATCCAGTGTAGAGAGAGCATAAGGCAGGAATGGTGGGATTAAGAAGTAACAAAGAggactagggatgtaacgatgcatcgtgacacgataAAAAATtggtacaaatgcgtgacgactcgcatcggttgacagaaaaaatgaatcgcgattcttggcgaattGGAACCCacacagcgcgtgctctcactggtcaaacaggcgTTGCatgagcgtggcgtatttggaccgtcctgcacgcgacttcaaaccccaccgggagtgtttcaggagcgacgcttagcccgccagactttgtttacttgctcagatttggacattttcccggtgtatgttcttctaaacatgcttctatgtgtgtaaatatgctacgtagttaattagtttcgcttttgtctgtttttacgaccggcagtttgcacggggtattttattttgaaaatcaacaggattgtctttgctttttctgtgtctggctttccCCCGCTCAAGGTGCTCTGTAGAAATTGACacgtgctgctcgcaagttttaatgtttttattttattgtattttagtgtacaaaacttaccagccacattggctggtgatcaaaaaagttaatttagagccctggttacgccccctcgtgagcgaaaactgcacatcacaccagttaacagcagtttactgtgagattgtctctaaagaaaggagatatttgtcatgtgttttgttgttcaagatgtaagttgcattttttttacgagaacacaaacagtttgagagtttctgtaaagaaagatttttttcctacaaacaaaaagtataaaaaatataataaatgtaatcattttatttggtcataatttgtctgtagctcattttgattttaaaaaatcgtgaaaaaatcgtatcgtgaacaaaaaatcgtgactcgtatcgagtcgtgagttgagtgtatcgttacatccctaaagaggacataaaaacataatattttatgCTGTAGCAAAAATTCGATGTGATACACAAGACCATGCGAAAAAGCCTTAtatagagtcagtgtttagtttgtctgttcagggctTCAggagaaacatggtggactttaTTGACACCCACTGACCCCCGGCTTCTTCTCACAGTACTTGAAAGGAACTTAGGAATAGGTGTCATCATATGTTGTGCTTTAGTATGAATGACAGGGTTAAGGTGTTTCCCTTAATACTGCTGTTGTttaaccatggcaacagtagCCTTTTCCACCTCATAACAACGAGTGATTTGATTGGTCGAGCTTGAAAGGAATAGAATAGAATGTAACCCGATGATGTCACATAGAATGTGCCTTTGGTCTAGATCCTAGAATGTCCTTAGATTCTACTACTTAAAGTACAGAGACTTACAGAGGACATCGGTGCAGATCAGACCTTCATCGCGACAAGACGTGACGTTTGATAAGACCAAGTGCAAGGAAAATATCTtctttacatttgtttaacACCTCAGGAGAAAGATCATTACCTACTTCGACATGGAGAGGAGCAACACAGCCAGTGAGttcaattttctgttttatttctgtgtaacCACCATGAGTGGTCCAATGTTTCATCTTTACAGTAGTTACTAAAATGTTTAATCATGTGTAAGGGTCTATACTTGTAATAGTTGAAATCAATTCCATGTACAgcggtccctcgtttatcgcgggggatacattctaaaaataacccacaataaacgaaatccgcaaagttTTACCATTatcatacatgttttaaggccgtaaagcccctaaccacacacttttatacacattttgtacagtactcccttagttaatcaggacgcagaacacatgtgcagttctcccttagccaatttaggacgcagaacacaatgcgcgttcatactgtacagtatgctgtaaaaaaaaaagcatgcaaaattacactgaaaaaatccgCGAGGCtacgaaaagtgaaccgcgttatagcgagggacaactgcAAGGGATCGGCTCAAAGAGTTTAATAGAGCTGTTGTCAGTGTGACAACACCTGAAAGTGTTTCTTGGTTATGAGAATGTTATATTTTTGACTTTAGACTTTGTTATGCTCTGTTGTCTTCATGTTGTAACCTtatcctctctctgctcttcttctaCTGCACAGATGAACTTCAAATATACCAAGGGACCACTCTGGGACACTTTCATAAGGTAGAGTCCTTCCTTGGGGAGGGCGGCTTCGGGTTTGTTACAAAATGCCGCaacctcaaaacaaacaagcaagaggcgatcaaaataaacaaaaactgtcctgagactgtccGGCAAGCCAAGCTTGAGATTTGTATCTTAAAGCGGCTGCGATGCCTGAACCCGGACACCTGCAACATTGTCAGGTGGAACGGGTTCTTCTTTGACCAAGACCGGATCTGTCTCAATTTTGATCTGCTGGACCTAAGCCTGTACTCATACTTGAAAGAAAGGAACTTCAAGGGCCTCACCACGACTGAGCTGAGGCCAGTTATCGCGCAGCTAGCCACAGCCCTGTCCCACCTGAGGTCAATTGGCCTGGTTCACGCGGACTTGAAACCCGACAATGTTATGATCGTTGACCGCCATCAGACACCGCTTCAGGTCAGGCTAATTGACTTTGGCCTGGCACATCCAGTAGCTGCAGTTAAACCTGGTACATGCGTACAAACCCTCTGGTACAGGGCACCGGAGGTCACGCTTCACCTCCCCTTTAACGATGCCATAGATATGTGGTCTCTGGGCatcacagctgcagagctgtccACAGGGTGCCCCCTGTACCCTGGTAACACAGACTATGATGTGTTGCGTTTCATTTTTGAAACGCAAGGACAGCCATCAGACAACGTACTGGACCGTGGATTGGGGACTGGTTACTATTTTGATAGAGACCAGACAAATGGCCAACAGCATTGGACATTTAAATCCCCTGAGGACTTTGCTGAACAAACAGGGTTCTATGCCGAGGAGACAAGGGCATTCAGGCTCGACAACCTGGATGCCCTTGTCCATGTCATGGcggaggaaagagagaggactCATCAGGGACTGCTGGTGGATCTCATAAAGAGGATGTTGCACCTTGACCCAGATGCACGTATAAAACCTCTGGAGGTGCTGCATCACCCATTCTTCTGCATCACATCAAGTTCCTCAGCAGACCCTGTCACTACAATGGACGATGGACCAGCTGACCTGGAGGTCAGCACCGAGAACACAGAGGAGACCGAAAACATCGAGAATATGTTGGAGGACCAGCTCGTGGACAACGGTGGATATGGACAGGCAGTGTGGAGTTTCTTTAGCAGAATAAAGAACACTGTCCAAAACTACTTCAGCTGGAACAGACAGCCAGTTGTCAACCCCCCCCCAACCTCCCTAACTCCCTCTCCGTCTAAACCAAACCGGTCACGGCAGATGACCGTCCACCATGAGCCTGGTTCTgcctgaggtttctgcctcctaaaaggaagtttttcctcaccattgtcgccaagtgcttgctcatggtggtaATTTTGGTTTAGACCTACTCCATGTAAATAGTTTAACTtgggttttctccgggttgCTCCGGTTTACCTATGATTCTATTATTCTTATTACctagaatctaaaaaaaatgtagtttagaATGACATatatctgtcatctgtcatgtaaatattttctttataaagGTTTTCTCCGGGTTGCTCCGGTTCGCCTATGATTCTATGGTTTACTTACAACTGGATTACCTagaatctaaaaaaatgtagtttagaATGTCATAGAATGACAGGGTTTCTCCGGGTTGCTCCGGTTCCTCCTATGATCGAAATAAATGTTACTTAGATgcagtatatctgtgtgtcttcaggtgttctcaCTCTATATGTAAAGTGTTCTGACATTATGATTGTGTTatgatttatacagtatatcgtattcaaaacatttcctccagttTGCctaatatctaaaaaaaaatgttatttagagttaaatatatctgtgtgtctacAGATCAGGTTTTCTCATAGGCTAACAGCTGAGCTGTGACACTTTCACTCACAATCACA
This genomic stretch from Larimichthys crocea isolate SSNF chromosome III, L_crocea_2.0, whole genome shotgun sequence harbors:
- the LOC109140907 gene encoding homeodomain-interacting protein kinase 2, whose translation is MERSNTANELQIYQGTTLGHFHKVESFLGEGGFGFVTKCRNLKTNKQEAIKINKNCPETVRQAKLEICILKRLRCLNPDTCNIVRWNGFFFDQDRICLNFDLLDLSLYSYLKERNFKGLTTTELRPVIAQLATALSHLRSIGLVHADLKPDNVMIVDRHQTPLQVRLIDFGLAHPVAAVKPGTCVQTLWYRAPEVTLHLPFNDAIDMWSLGITAAELSTGCPLYPGNTDYDVLRFIFETQGQPSDNVLDRGLGTGYYFDRDQTNGQQHWTFKSPEDFAEQTGFYAEETRAFRLDNLDALVHVMAEERERTHQGLLVDLIKRMLHLDPDARIKPLEVLHHPFFCITSSSSADPVTTMDDGPADLEVSTENTEETENIENMLEDQLVDNGGYGQAVWSFFSRIKNTVQNYFSWNRQPVVNPPPTSLTPSPSKPNRSRQMTVHHEPGSA